The sequence AACGCATCCGGAAGACGCAATCGTGGTTGACTCAGCTTGCTCTGCGACCATGCTTGCGACTGGTATTTATAGCGGTTCAGAAGTGATCGGCATTGATTCTCAGGGTAACCATGTTGAGACGGTACTTGAGAAAGCGAAAAAAGCAGGCAAAGCGACTGGCTTAGTTTCCGACACGCGCTTAACTCACGCGACTCCAGCTTCTTTTGCCGCTCACCAACCTCACCGTTCTTTAGAAAATCAAATTGCATCCGATATGCTTGCAACTGGCGCTGATGTGATGCTATCTGGAGGGCTACGTCATTGGATTCCTAAATCGACCAACGACAAAGGTGAAACCTATAAGCAACTTGAGCAACTGACTCAAGGTGACGTTTACCTAAAATCAAAGCGTAAAGACGACCGTAACCTTCTTACTGAAGCAGAAAAAGACGGCTACCAATTGGCGTTTAACCGCAACATGCTAGACGACGCTAAAGGCGATAAACTACTTGGCCTATTCGCCTACTCAGGCATGGATGATGGCATCGCTTACAGCAATAAGAAAAAGAGTGGCGAACGAACTCAGCCAAGCTTGAAAGAGATGACACAAAAAGCACTCAACATCCTATCCAAAGGTGAAGACGGCTTTTTCCTCATGGTCGAAGGCGGCCAAATAGACTGGGCAGGCCACAGTAACGATGCAGGTACGATGCTACATGAATTACTAAAATTCGATGAAGCGATCCAAACTGTGTATGAATGGGCGAAAGATCGTGAAGACACGCTTGTGATTGTGACTGCAGACCACGAAACAGGCTCTTTCGGTTTCAGCTACTCGTCGAATAACCTACCAAAACCACAGAAACGCTCTGGTGAAGCCTTCGCCGACCGCGATTATGCACCTAACTTTAACTTTGGCGCATTCAATATTCTTGATGGTTTGTATAATCAGAAGCAAAGCTACTACGGCATGATCAGTGAATTTCAGAAACTGGATAAAGCGCAGCAAACACCTGAAAAGCTCGCTGAGATCGTCAACGAAAGCAGTGAGTTCCCTATCACAGCGGAACAAGCGAAAAACGTGTTAGCGAGTAAGCCGAACCCATACCGATTAGCTCAACACAAATATTTATCAGCAGAAGAAGTGCCTGCTATCAACGATTTCGATGCTTTCTTCCCATATAACGACCGTGGCAACTTGCTTGCTCGCGAACAAGCAACAGGTCAAAACATCGTTTGGGGTACAGGTACACATACTCACACACCAGTAAACGTGTTTGCTTGGGGCCCTGCCGAGAAAATATTGCCAGTTTCGAAAATCATGCACCACTCAGAACTGGGTGAGTACATTAAACAACAAGTAAACTAGCCTGAATCTTTTTTGCTCGTTTCACTTAGCGCCCTTCGGGGCGTTTTTTGTTTTAAGCCTTTAAGCCTTTAAGCCTTTAAGCTAAGTGAGTAAGTGAGTTTTAAATTGAAGCAACACCAAATAGCAAAACAGCCGCTCAAGAGCGGCTGTTTTTAGAATACTTAGCGATTTGGGTGGTTCAAGATGTGGTCTTCCCAATCGACAACATCGATTTCGTATACCACTTTGTTACGAACACTTTCACCTGCAGCATGCATCTCTGATTTAGAACCTGTAATCAGTGGATGCCATTCAGGAATCGGCTTAGATTCTGATAGAAGACGGTAAGCACAAGTATCTGGCAGCCAATGGAATTCATGAATCTTGTCACGAGTCAGCTTCAAACACTCTTCACCTGAAGTGAAACGGTTCGGGTAGTCTTTGCAAGAACATGTTTTGTCGTTTAACCAGCTACACGCCACGTTGGTGTAGTACACTTCATCGCTATCTTCATCCATTAATTTATGTAGGCAGCACTTACCGCAACCGTCACAAAGTGATTCCCACTCATTCTCGGTCATTTGCTCTAGTGTCTTTTCTTGCCAAAATGGATTCGTCATAGGATTACTTCTTACTCTTTTACTGGGGTGCGTGTTATACCGTTAGCCCATAAAAAGTTCAAGGATAAAAATTGTTCATTATGTGATCCAATCAATAGCTGTCACTCCCATTATTTTTTGCTACTATCGCGCACCCTGTTATTTAGTGAGTTTAATTTGATGGAATGTCGTTTAGGTTGTGGAGCATGCTGTATCGCTCCGAGTATTACATCTGCTATTCCTGGAATGCCTAATGGCAAGCCTGCTGGCGTACGCTGCATCCAATTAAATGAGCAAGACCTGTGTAAATTATTCGGCCAACCTTCACGCCCTAAGGTGTGCCATCAGTTCAAAGCCTGCCCTATTATTTGTGGAAAGACGGACCAAGAAGCACTCGATAACCTTATCGAACTAGAAGCTATTACCTAAGATTTCTTTTCTAAATGCCCAAGATTTCACAACTTTGATAAATCTAAACTATCTTATTGATACTGGTACAGATTAATAAGGATAGTTATGAATAAGTATATCGCAGAAATGTTCGGTACGTTTTGGTTGGTATTAGGTGGTTGTGGTAGTGCCGTCTTAGCCGCCGCTTTCCCCGATGTGGGAATTGGTCTACTCGGAGTTTCCCTCGCCTTTGGTTTAACCGTACTCACCATGGCCTTTGCTATTGGCCACATATCCGGTTGTCACCTCAACCCCGCGGTTACTATTGGCCTCTGGACTGGCGGTCGCTTCGATGGCAAAGAGGTCGCACCTTACATTATCGCTCAAGTGATTGGCGGTATTATTGCGGGTGGCGTATTACTTGTTATCGCCTCTGGCCAAGCGGGCTTTGATGTTGTCGCGTCTGGCTTTGCCTCGAATGGCTACGGTGAGCACTCGCCTGGTGGCTATTCACTTACCGCAGCACTCGTCTGTGAAGTTGTCATGACCATGGTGTTCCTATTCGTGATCATGGGCGCTACCGACTCTAAAGCACCGGCTGGATTCGCACCTATCGCAATCGGTCTATGTTTAACCCTAATTCACCTTATCAGTATTCCTGTAACTAATACCTCGGTGAACCCCGCTCGAAGTACTGGCGTAGCTGTGTTTGTCGGTGATTGGGCTGTTTCGCAACTATGGTTATTCTGG is a genomic window of Vibrio sp. FE10 containing:
- a CDS encoding alkaline phosphatase; this encodes MKQLIKPIIAVMATSTLSFNVLSAEIKNVILMIGDGMGPQQVGLLETYANRAPNSIYKGNKTALYQLAQEGVIGSSLTHPEDAIVVDSACSATMLATGIYSGSEVIGIDSQGNHVETVLEKAKKAGKATGLVSDTRLTHATPASFAAHQPHRSLENQIASDMLATGADVMLSGGLRHWIPKSTNDKGETYKQLEQLTQGDVYLKSKRKDDRNLLTEAEKDGYQLAFNRNMLDDAKGDKLLGLFAYSGMDDGIAYSNKKKSGERTQPSLKEMTQKALNILSKGEDGFFLMVEGGQIDWAGHSNDAGTMLHELLKFDEAIQTVYEWAKDREDTLVIVTADHETGSFGFSYSSNNLPKPQKRSGEAFADRDYAPNFNFGAFNILDGLYNQKQSYYGMISEFQKLDKAQQTPEKLAEIVNESSEFPITAEQAKNVLASKPNPYRLAQHKYLSAEEVPAINDFDAFFPYNDRGNLLAREQATGQNIVWGTGTHTHTPVNVFAWGPAEKILPVSKIMHHSELGEYIKQQVN
- a CDS encoding YcgN family cysteine cluster protein — encoded protein: MTNPFWQEKTLEQMTENEWESLCDGCGKCCLHKLMDEDSDEVYYTNVACSWLNDKTCSCKDYPNRFTSGEECLKLTRDKIHEFHWLPDTCAYRLLSESKPIPEWHPLITGSKSEMHAAGESVRNKVVYEIDVVDWEDHILNHPNR
- a CDS encoding YkgJ family cysteine cluster protein, whose product is MECRLGCGACCIAPSITSAIPGMPNGKPAGVRCIQLNEQDLCKLFGQPSRPKVCHQFKACPIICGKTDQEALDNLIELEAIT
- the aqpZ gene encoding aquaporin Z — translated: MNKYIAEMFGTFWLVLGGCGSAVLAAAFPDVGIGLLGVSLAFGLTVLTMAFAIGHISGCHLNPAVTIGLWTGGRFDGKEVAPYIIAQVIGGIIAGGVLLVIASGQAGFDVVASGFASNGYGEHSPGGYSLTAALVCEVVMTMVFLFVIMGATDSKAPAGFAPIAIGLCLTLIHLISIPVTNTSVNPARSTGVAVFVGDWAVSQLWLFWVAPIIGAVIGAVIYKAVRGKD